From Flavobacterium sp. 102, a single genomic window includes:
- the murF gene encoding UDP-N-acetylmuramoyl-tripeptide--D-alanyl-D-alanine ligase, producing MTIQQIHDLFLKCSQVSIDTRKIEPNSFFVAIKGERFDANTFANEALAKGAAYVMIDNSNYYIDGRTILVEDSLKSLQELAQYHRNYLKLPIIALTGSNGKTTTKELINVVLSKKFKTVATVGNLNNHIGVPLTLLSFTKETEIGIVEMGANHQKEIEFLCELAQPDYGFITNFGKAHLEGFGGVEGVIKGKSEMYAYLKSKAKSVFVNLDDEIQDSKTIDIKRYTFSQKDKAADVSIESIVANPFVKIKSLGVDVNSHLIGLYNANNISAAIAIGHYFGVNPTEIKEAIESYIPENNRSQLLTKGTNEIILDAYNANPSSMKVALENFIQLDKSNKTIVIGDMYELGNESLSEHKYIVEFLDKVVSFDCHFVGKDFYANAIGNKYLNFYPTFEDFAKYLAAIKLEHQIILIKGSRGMALERTLEYL from the coding sequence ATGACCATTCAGCAAATTCATGACTTGTTTTTAAAGTGTTCCCAAGTTTCTATTGACACTCGAAAAATTGAACCCAACTCTTTTTTTGTGGCCATTAAAGGAGAACGATTTGATGCCAATACTTTTGCCAATGAGGCCTTAGCTAAAGGCGCGGCTTATGTGATGATTGATAATAGTAATTATTATATTGATGGCAGAACGATATTGGTAGAAGACAGTTTGAAATCATTACAAGAATTAGCGCAATACCACAGAAACTATTTAAAGCTTCCTATAATTGCTTTAACCGGAAGTAATGGTAAAACCACAACCAAGGAACTCATCAATGTTGTTTTGTCTAAAAAATTCAAGACTGTGGCTACAGTTGGTAATTTAAATAATCATATTGGAGTGCCATTAACCTTATTGTCTTTTACAAAGGAAACTGAAATCGGGATTGTTGAAATGGGTGCCAATCACCAAAAAGAGATCGAATTTTTATGTGAATTAGCACAACCTGATTATGGATTTATCACCAATTTCGGGAAAGCTCATTTAGAAGGTTTCGGTGGAGTAGAAGGCGTGATTAAGGGCAAAAGCGAAATGTATGCTTATTTAAAATCCAAGGCTAAATCTGTTTTTGTCAATTTAGATGATGAAATTCAAGACAGTAAGACAATCGATATTAAGCGATATACTTTTAGCCAAAAAGATAAAGCAGCCGATGTTTCTATTGAAAGTATTGTGGCTAATCCTTTTGTGAAAATAAAATCACTTGGCGTTGATGTTAATTCCCATTTGATTGGTTTGTACAATGCCAATAATATTAGTGCGGCGATAGCTATCGGACATTATTTTGGAGTAAATCCGACAGAAATTAAAGAAGCAATTGAAAGTTATATTCCCGAAAATAATCGTTCTCAATTGTTAACCAAAGGAACTAACGAAATCATACTCGATGCTTATAATGCTAATCCGAGTAGTATGAAAGTAGCTTTGGAAAATTTTATCCAATTGGATAAGTCTAATAAAACTATTGTGATTGGTGATATGTATGAGTTGGGTAACGAAAGCCTTTCGGAACATAAATATATTGTTGAGTTTTTAGATAAAGTCGTTTCATTTGATTGTCATTTTGTGGGTAAAGATTTTTATGCCAATGCAATAGGGAATAAGTATTTGAATTTTTATCCGACATTTGAAGATTTTGCTAAATATTTAGCGGCAATAAAGTTGGAACACCAAATAATTCTAATAAAAGGTTCCCGTGGAATGGCATTAGAACGTACGTTGGAATATTTATAA
- a CDS encoding PQQ-dependent sugar dehydrogenase, protein MKTVLTTIALSFFLATCNKKQDQVQTLEGVPVETEAPNAKYKPAFTGQTRIVGVKTKMPIEIKVLDNTLKRPWGIAPLPDGRLLITEKGGTLRLAEASGNVSEEITGIPEVNDSGQGGLLDITIDPDFTQNRMVYWTFSEKSPQGNLTAVAKGRLSNNERIIENAKVIYRATPAYKGVLHYGSRILFDKTGNLVFSTGERSDRETRPEAQSLNSALGKIIRITVNGEPAKGNPFTNNPNARPELYSYGHRNVQGLAFHPVTGDLWENEFGPRGGDELNRIVAGKNYGWPIITYGIEYDGNTIGEVKTQMEGMEQPVYYWDPVVSPSGMTFYSGKIIPEWENNLFIGGLSSQHVVRLVIQNNKVIGEERLLTEEGERFRDVAQGKDGALYAITDSGKLYRITKK, encoded by the coding sequence ATGAAAACTGTCCTAACAACTATTGCGTTATCATTTTTCCTCGCCACCTGCAATAAAAAGCAGGATCAAGTACAAACCCTTGAAGGTGTTCCTGTTGAAACAGAAGCGCCAAATGCCAAATACAAACCTGCATTTACCGGACAAACACGTATAGTTGGCGTAAAGACCAAAATGCCAATCGAAATCAAAGTTTTAGATAATACGCTAAAAAGGCCTTGGGGAATAGCGCCACTGCCGGATGGACGTTTGCTAATCACTGAAAAGGGCGGAACACTTCGCCTAGCAGAGGCGTCGGGTAATGTTAGTGAGGAAATCACTGGGATTCCGGAAGTAAATGATAGTGGGCAAGGCGGGCTTTTAGACATAACTATTGATCCTGACTTTACTCAAAACCGAATGGTTTATTGGACATTTTCAGAAAAATCGCCACAAGGTAACCTTACAGCGGTAGCTAAAGGTCGTTTGTCAAATAACGAACGTATTATCGAGAACGCAAAAGTTATTTATCGAGCTACTCCTGCCTATAAAGGCGTTTTACATTATGGTTCAAGAATACTTTTTGACAAAACAGGGAATCTGGTTTTTAGTACCGGGGAACGCTCTGATCGGGAAACTCGACCTGAAGCCCAATCCCTTAATTCGGCTCTTGGTAAAATAATCCGAATAACGGTAAATGGTGAGCCAGCAAAAGGTAATCCATTTACAAATAATCCTAACGCTAGACCCGAATTGTATTCTTACGGCCACCGAAATGTACAGGGTTTGGCTTTCCATCCGGTTACGGGTGATTTATGGGAAAACGAATTTGGTCCTCGCGGAGGTGATGAGTTGAATCGAATCGTTGCAGGGAAAAATTATGGTTGGCCCATTATTACTTATGGAATAGAATATGATGGAAATACTATTGGAGAAGTTAAAACCCAAATGGAAGGAATGGAGCAGCCGGTATATTATTGGGATCCGGTTGTCTCTCCGAGCGGTATGACATTTTACAGTGGAAAAATAATCCCTGAATGGGAAAATAATCTATTTATTGGAGGACTGAGTAGCCAGCATGTTGTACGATTAGTTATTCAAAACAATAAAGTAATCGGAGAAGAGAGACTGCTTACCGAAGAAGGTGAGCGTTTTAGAGATGTTGCACAAGGAAAGGACGGTGCATTATATGCTATTACCGATAGCGGAAAACTCTATCGAATTACAAAAAAGTAA
- a CDS encoding T9SS type A sorting domain-containing protein, with translation MKSSSGSLSSLTGKAFGQKPSSIGFALVVLMLLFALTTMKAQTQLIPVSDGAFDSGSTFAANGWTVANDGVGPVKWVVGTAVNSGAIAGNSAYISLDNGETNSYVGISGARTVFFYRDITVPVGQTNIALSFNWKSVGTSGASWQVFAAPTSYTPVGTDLQTTVPATLAGATSITYGSINAVTQTAFGFIPPNFAGTTVRLIFMWTNGNGGGTNPPAAIDNISVVSRAGGNEIASVASGNFTNPSTWDLGYVPSPADDVVINAGHTVTIDNRNLGANNLYIAGSNAVIDFGVLSDEFTVNNDLLISGSGARFNVYQGTNGKSLKVGHNIDLASSGRLDVSVGNTGVGIGSLTLFGSTLQTITSDGTGVLGGTVVSTTTTNTAGIINQLTISNTSTAIPNVDWQLNNVRIKNILRLNNARVALGSNKLYIGNFASMSSGNFTCTLGNGFIGGEISRWYTTSAMGTVIDPGTDYNPNSTVLFPFLSVTGQNRWAFLVNTGATTAGELAMSYADATTMTTGLSIADGSYTITDRYNGNWTISKTGSTYVSTGTYTLGLYAVGAYSALDGSSRVMNSGSVTAGTHVNGTNSPFVVRKSIADADLTTSAFYVGVGVSSLQGAVTKISNASGDWNDAATWSPSGAPSCSDIVTIASGHMVTVNSTGNNAAGVTINEGGTLVNASGDLTVGCSNNNAVFANNGTNTVSGGTLTVNGNVIHRSTSTFNHTGGNIIVDGNAGGVAANSVGQGVSLFKIETSAINLTGGTITIVDPLVNNAVQTTATSVTSYPINTYGASGTFSKGTNAAATTGATTILMAGFNSNKGIYGVGQIVTGTGIAPGTTIVSVTAGQLSNSPITLVLSQAITADIAAGAILNFASMNDGSYVINIDTSSPNASSLAVGQLISGNGVQAGTTVVSVGFDLNGIGGVTLSQPLLGLTTSPIASQEAINFSGVSPNSSVIILPVANPLLQVGQIVGGTGIQPGTTITAINGVRIDLSLPATGTIVAPATITIYDSNASSFAFVYSSAVHKATGLNHTIQLGDGVSTDQAPVTTNGFYTNFAAGGGVLSVGNLTINSLDAVNRFGKSLGTLNVQNKFTIVSGSAFVRPVGVSSPIYFGGDVENNGVANFQLNTSVNLANFLNGTAVAVTTPQTISGIGIFYNDLNNSLAYANFTSLVVNNTSIPGVTIAMPNFRVASLTMNAGVINTSDATPLHVGRADLSQTGSIIGTFSNTCYINGPVVRGIATSGNSTFFSLYPVGKDGVYSPISLAVGGGADFKVEAFNANLGTASANISNLSAARWTVERVGVLGTLADFNVRLGNSAIASNNIIVQAPTDEGIYDNVFGDITTFASGTPNNITTVMATPGASFTGNFAYATMPNCTTVNPGNTIADLTIIQAVTLQNSSSTGITAGSANVTLQTANTAITVGLTVTGSGIPAGTTVVAISGTALTLSQPATISSVSQTALTFSNVQTPTTLCGTQTVALSLQNVVSGAGVTYQWQASTDGGSNYTDISGATASSYLATPTADTYYRCTVTCPFGPVVVNSTPVEVTFTNAITSTTPVTICGAGVANLEASTASGTINWYANATGGTALATGETYSPNVAATTTYYVAAESSSTYTAGKAFAGTTTQTSPFSGLVFNASTNVRLNSVKVYPKQTAGAADAGAPITIKLFKDGVQVPGTSAVTFIPATNTGTISTSVSNTVVLDYDIPAGTGYRLLATNGLSSTNVIGKLSSFPAATPTATGAIAITGSLNTFDGTPDASYNNFFDWDVTEVCASPRVPVTATVNPTSTNTTTISACDTYTWSVNGTTYTTGGTYTSTVGCTIEELVLTITPSTTNTTTISACDTYTWSVNGSTYTTGGTYTSTVGCTIEELVLTITPSTTNTTTVSACDTYTWSVNGSTYTTGGTYTSTVGCHTETLVLTITPSTTNTTTISACDTYTWSVNGSTYTTGGTYTSTVGCHTETLVLTITPSTTNTTTISACDTYTWSVNGSTYTTGGTYTSTVGCNTETLVLTINSAATPTGSSAQTISVSDLNDATLEDLVVSPINVIWYGSLTDAQTQTNALANTTVLTNGAIYYAVNLSSGCPSTPLAVTVTVALGTNGFDDASFSFYPNPTSGIVNISYASQITNITVINMMGQVIQERNTNENQVQIDLSSLPASTYFVRVESDGNSKMIKVIKQN, from the coding sequence TTGAAAAGTTCATCAGGTTCTTTGTCGTCTTTGACCGGAAAAGCCTTTGGACAGAAACCAAGTTCAATTGGTTTTGCTTTAGTTGTTTTGATGCTACTCTTCGCATTAACAACCATGAAAGCTCAAACACAACTTATTCCGGTTTCGGATGGAGCATTTGACTCAGGCAGTACGTTCGCTGCTAACGGTTGGACTGTTGCCAATGATGGTGTAGGTCCGGTTAAATGGGTAGTGGGAACTGCTGTTAATTCCGGAGCCATTGCCGGGAATTCAGCTTACATTTCGCTTGACAATGGAGAAACCAATTCTTATGTTGGTATTTCCGGTGCCAGAACAGTGTTCTTTTATAGAGATATTACTGTTCCTGTAGGACAAACTAATATTGCTTTGAGTTTCAACTGGAAGTCGGTTGGAACTAGCGGTGCTTCTTGGCAAGTTTTTGCTGCGCCAACCAGTTATACGCCTGTTGGTACAGATTTACAAACGACTGTTCCGGCAACTCTTGCAGGAGCAACTTCTATAACTTATGGGAGTATTAATGCTGTTACACAAACGGCTTTTGGATTTATTCCACCAAATTTTGCAGGGACTACTGTCAGATTAATTTTTATGTGGACAAATGGTAATGGTGGAGGAACAAACCCACCTGCTGCTATTGATAATATTTCCGTGGTATCTAGAGCTGGTGGAAATGAGATTGCTTCGGTTGCTAGCGGAAATTTTACAAATCCATCTACTTGGGATTTAGGTTACGTGCCTTCTCCTGCTGATGATGTAGTAATAAATGCTGGTCACACTGTAACTATTGACAATAGAAACCTAGGTGCTAATAATTTATATATAGCCGGATCTAATGCAGTAATTGATTTTGGCGTTTTAAGTGATGAGTTTACAGTAAATAACGATTTATTAATTAGTGGCTCAGGAGCTAGATTTAATGTGTACCAAGGAACAAATGGAAAATCATTAAAAGTAGGTCATAATATTGATTTAGCTTCTAGCGGTCGATTAGATGTATCAGTTGGAAATACAGGTGTTGGTATAGGATCTCTAACTTTATTTGGTTCTACACTTCAAACAATTACTTCTGATGGAACTGGTGTTTTAGGGGGTACGGTAGTTTCGACTACAACAACTAATACCGCAGGTATAATTAATCAATTAACGATTAGTAATACAAGTACTGCCATTCCTAATGTTGATTGGCAACTTAATAATGTTAGAATTAAAAATATTCTTAGATTGAATAATGCCAGAGTAGCTCTTGGTTCTAATAAATTATACATCGGAAACTTTGCTTCAATGTCTTCGGGTAATTTTACTTGCACTTTAGGTAATGGTTTTATCGGGGGTGAAATTTCAAGATGGTATACAACATCGGCTATGGGTACTGTTATTGATCCGGGAACCGATTATAATCCAAACAGTACAGTGCTTTTCCCGTTCTTAAGTGTAACAGGACAAAACAGATGGGCATTCTTAGTTAACACTGGTGCTACAACTGCAGGTGAATTAGCAATGAGTTATGCTGATGCAACAACAATGACTACTGGTCTTTCAATTGCTGATGGTTCTTATACTATTACAGACAGATACAATGGAAACTGGACAATTTCTAAAACTGGAAGTACTTATGTGAGTACAGGTACTTATACTTTAGGTTTGTATGCTGTTGGTGCTTACAGTGCTTTAGATGGTAGCTCTAGAGTGATGAATTCAGGTTCAGTAACTGCCGGAACACACGTTAATGGAACGAATTCCCCTTTTGTTGTGAGAAAAAGTATAGCCGATGCTGACTTAACCACTTCAGCATTTTACGTAGGTGTTGGCGTTTCTTCATTACAAGGTGCGGTTACAAAAATTTCAAATGCTTCAGGCGATTGGAATGATGCTGCAACTTGGTCGCCAAGTGGTGCTCCTTCCTGTAGTGACATCGTTACGATTGCTTCTGGGCATATGGTAACGGTTAATTCTACCGGAAATAATGCAGCGGGTGTCACGATTAACGAAGGTGGAACTTTAGTTAATGCTTCAGGAGATTTAACGGTAGGTTGTTCAAACAACAATGCTGTTTTTGCTAATAATGGTACCAATACCGTTTCGGGTGGTACACTTACTGTTAATGGAAATGTAATCCACAGATCAACCAGTACTTTCAACCATACTGGTGGTAACATTATTGTTGACGGTAATGCTGGTGGTGTGGCTGCGAATAGTGTTGGGCAAGGAGTTTCATTGTTCAAAATAGAAACTTCGGCAATTAATTTAACAGGAGGAACTATCACTATCGTCGATCCATTGGTAAATAATGCTGTTCAAACTACAGCGACTTCGGTTACTTCTTATCCGATTAATACTTATGGTGCTTCAGGTACATTTTCCAAAGGAACCAACGCAGCAGCTACTACAGGTGCGACCACGATTCTTATGGCAGGTTTCAATAGTAATAAAGGTATTTATGGCGTTGGGCAAATTGTAACCGGAACCGGAATTGCGCCGGGAACAACCATTGTTTCTGTAACTGCCGGACAACTTTCAAATTCTCCTATTACTTTGGTTTTATCACAAGCAATCACAGCAGATATTGCAGCAGGGGCAATTTTGAATTTTGCTTCAATGAATGATGGTAGTTATGTGATTAATATAGATACCTCGAGTCCAAATGCAAGTAGTTTAGCAGTAGGTCAGCTAATTTCAGGAAATGGAGTTCAAGCGGGAACGACTGTGGTTAGCGTAGGTTTTGATTTGAATGGTATTGGTGGGGTTACTTTATCTCAACCTCTGTTAGGATTGACAACTTCTCCTATTGCAAGTCAGGAAGCTATTAACTTCTCAGGTGTTTCACCTAACAGTTCGGTTATTATTTTACCGGTAGCTAATCCATTGTTACAAGTAGGACAGATTGTTGGCGGTACAGGTATCCAACCGGGTACTACCATTACAGCAATTAATGGTGTAAGAATCGATTTGTCTTTGCCAGCAACTGGAACCATCGTTGCTCCGGCAACCATAACAATATATGATAGTAATGCTAGTAGCTTTGCTTTTGTTTACAGTTCAGCAGTCCATAAAGCCACTGGACTTAATCATACAATCCAATTAGGTGATGGTGTATCTACTGATCAAGCACCGGTTACAACCAATGGTTTTTATACTAATTTTGCTGCGGGCGGTGGTGTTTTATCTGTAGGGAATTTGACCATCAATTCTCTTGATGCAGTTAACAGGTTTGGCAAAAGTTTAGGGACGTTAAATGTTCAAAATAAATTTACTATTGTATCCGGAAGTGCTTTTGTAAGACCTGTTGGTGTTAGCTCTCCAATTTATTTTGGTGGCGATGTTGAAAACAATGGTGTTGCGAACTTCCAATTAAATACTTCGGTTAACTTAGCAAATTTTTTGAATGGTACAGCTGTGGCCGTAACAACGCCACAAACTATTTCAGGAATCGGAATTTTTTATAATGATTTAAATAATAGTTTAGCTTATGCCAATTTTACTTCTTTAGTAGTAAACAATACAAGCATTCCCGGAGTAACTATAGCTATGCCGAATTTTAGAGTGGCTTCATTAACAATGAATGCAGGAGTTATTAATACTTCAGATGCAACGCCTTTACACGTGGGTAGAGCAGATTTATCACAAACAGGCTCTATAATAGGTACTTTTAGTAACACTTGTTATATCAATGGTCCGGTGGTAAGAGGAATTGCAACAAGTGGAAATTCAACATTTTTCTCACTTTATCCTGTTGGTAAAGACGGAGTTTATTCACCTATATCTTTAGCAGTTGGCGGTGGTGCTGATTTTAAAGTAGAGGCTTTTAATGCCAATTTAGGTACAGCTTCTGCCAATATTTCAAACTTAAGTGCAGCAAGATGGACAGTGGAAAGAGTAGGCGTATTAGGGACTTTGGCTGATTTTAATGTAAGATTAGGAAACAGTGCTATTGCATCGAATAATATTATTGTTCAAGCTCCAACAGACGAAGGAATCTATGACAATGTATTTGGTGATATTACAACATTTGCATCTGGCACACCAAATAATATAACTACCGTTATGGCAACTCCAGGCGCAAGTTTTACAGGTAACTTTGCTTATGCCACTATGCCAAACTGTACAACAGTAAACCCTGGAAATACTATTGCTGATTTAACAATAATTCAAGCGGTAACATTACAAAATTCGAGCAGTACTGGTATAACTGCTGGTTCAGCGAATGTAACTTTACAAACTGCTAATACTGCTATTACAGTAGGTTTAACCGTGACAGGGAGTGGTATTCCTGCCGGGACTACTGTGGTAGCAATTAGCGGTACGGCATTAACATTGTCTCAACCGGCAACAATATCTTCTGTTTCTCAAACCGCTTTGACATTTTCAAATGTTCAAACACCAACCACTTTATGTGGTACACAAACGGTGGCTTTGAGTTTGCAGAATGTGGTTTCAGGAGCTGGCGTTACTTATCAGTGGCAAGCTTCAACTGATGGAGGTAGTAATTACACAGATATTTCTGGCGCAACAGCTTCTTCTTATTTAGCAACTCCAACAGCGGATACTTATTATCGTTGTACAGTAACTTGTCCTTTTGGTCCTGTTGTGGTTAATTCTACACCGGTAGAAGTAACCTTTACTAATGCGATTACTTCAACTACTCCAGTTACAATTTGTGGTGCAGGTGTTGCCAACTTAGAAGCTAGCACTGCTTCAGGGACTATTAATTGGTACGCCAATGCAACAGGAGGTACTGCTTTAGCAACGGGCGAAACTTATTCGCCGAATGTTGCTGCTACGACTACTTATTATGTGGCTGCAGAATCAAGTTCAACTTATACAGCAGGTAAAGCGTTTGCCGGAACAACAACGCAAACGTCACCATTTAGTGGACTTGTCTTTAATGCTTCTACTAACGTACGTTTAAATTCGGTGAAAGTTTATCCTAAACAAACGGCTGGAGCTGCTGATGCAGGAGCGCCAATTACCATAAAATTATTTAAGGATGGTGTTCAAGTACCTGGTACTTCAGCTGTGACTTTTATTCCAGCAACTAATACTGGAACTATTTCTACTTCTGTATCAAATACAGTTGTGCTTGATTATGATATTCCAGCCGGAACAGGTTATAGATTATTAGCTACAAATGGATTAAGCTCTACCAATGTAATAGGAAAGTTGAGCAGTTTCCCTGCAGCGACACCAACTGCTACAGGTGCAATTGCAATTACAGGTTCACTAAATACATTTGATGGTACTCCGGATGCTAGTTACAACAACTTCTTTGATTGGGATGTTACTGAAGTTTGTGCTTCTCCTAGAGTTCCTGTCACAGCAACCGTTAATCCAACATCAACCAACACAACGACTATTTCCGCTTGTGATACTTACACTTGGTCAGTAAATGGAACCACTTATACAACTGGTGGAACTTATACTTCAACCGTTGGATGTACTATTGAAGAATTAGTGTTGACTATTACACCAAGTACAACCAACACAACTACTATTTCAGCTTGTGATACTTACACTTGGTCAGTTAATGGTTCAACATATACAACTGGTGGAACTTATACTTCAACCGTTGGATGTACTATTGAAGAATTAGTGTTGACTATTACACCAAGTACAACCAACACAACGACTGTTTCCGCTTGTGATACTTATACTTGGTCAGTAAATGGTTCGACATATACAACAGGTGGAACTTATACTTCAACTGTTGGATGTCATACCGAAACATTAGTATTGACTATTACACCAAGTACAACCAACACAACTACTATTTCAGCTTGTGATACTTACACTTGGTCAGTTAATGGTTCAACATATACAACGGGTGGAACTTATACTTCAACCGTTGGATGTCATACCGAAACATTAGTATTGACTATTACACCGAGTACGACCAATACAACGACTATTTCCGCTTGTGATACTTACACTTGGTCAGTAAATGGTTCGACTTATACAACCGGTGGAACTTATACTTCAACGGTTGGATGTAATACTGAGACATTAGTATTGACTATCAATTCAGCAGCCACTCCAACGGGAAGTTCAGCTCAAACAATTTCGGTTTCAGATTTGAATGATGCAACTTTAGAAGATCTAGTGGTAAGTCCAATAAATGTGATTTGGTATGGTTCTTTAACAGATGCTCAAACCCAAACTAATGCACTTGCAAATACTACAGTATTGACTAATGGCGCAATTTATTATGCAGTAAATTTATCTTCAGGATGTCCAAGCACCCCATTGGCAGTAACGGTAACAGTTGCATTGGGAACAAATGGTTTTGATGATGCAAGCTTTAGTTTCTATCCTAATCCAACTTCGGGTATTGTTAATATTAGTTACGCAAGTCAGATTACTAACATTACGGTAATTAACATGATGGGACAAGTAATACAAGAGAGAAATACCAACGAAAATCAGGTTCAAATTGATTTATCTTCATTGCCGGCTTCAACTTATTTTGTAAGGGTTGAATCAGATGGTAATTCAAAAATGATTAAAGTGATTAAACAGAATTAA